The Pristis pectinata isolate sPriPec2 chromosome 41, sPriPec2.1.pri, whole genome shotgun sequence genome window below encodes:
- the LOC127566464 gene encoding uncharacterized protein LOC127566464 isoform X1 yields MNTAALFLLFVTVTVQTSETQALVELRISHDRPDKVYVKGESITFTCEGDIPRSSSGFSLYRGTTKLQVTPQENSSSTKSVKFLLTVMLIRTVCYLCFYGADMAQSEDVCITVVDRPEKPELSADRNDKTYVTDEAARFTCRTWYLYSDCSVDLYRFGQHVPTESKKCTSSSYDATFTITFNSAGSEDYYCVHARTVSGRVVSSAPSKTVRITVVDPPGKPKLLADRKDKIYPRDEKVALTCETFHSSSVSSVELSTVGQHVQIKRREDISSPYSVVFTISDTSPGSEDYFCTYTLNRSGRELTSQPSESVKITIVDLPRPSITVYSNEVRQGEHVTFNCTSPRQRADTTFYLYRQWGSNYSVVQSATAQTNSVTFTIRATYGYNSGNYTCGYEATEGGRQLKSAQSDSVHLSVTANSGLSWIIPLAVLTLVIMSSLLVVYLWKKGKIRSRGEMRVDPPPEVQTHDNVVYADLKMKPLPKKRKTDLPINFCTALGRLRDHRMTNYSNRSHQGRQETSQMNDPNDTVYSAVKT; encoded by the exons ATGAATACCGCCGCTTTGTTTCTGCTATTTG TGACCGTGACGGTTCAGACGAGCGAAACTCAAG CTCTCGTTGAACTGCGAATATCCCATGACCGTCCGGACAAAGTTTATGTGAAAGGAGAATCGATCACTTTTACTTGTGAAGGCGATATTCCACGTTCATCCAGTGGGTTTTCATTGTACCGCGGCACCACCAAATTGCAAGTAACACCCCAGGAAAACAGCTCATCTACAAAATCTGTCAAGTTTCTCCTCACGGTCATGCTGATTAGAACAGTCTGTTACTTGTGTTTTTATGGTGCAGACATGGCGCAAAGTGAAGACGTGTGCATAACTGTGGTGG ACCGTCCTGAGAAACCGGAGCTATCAGCTGACCGTAACGACAAAACATATGTGACAGACGAAGCCGCCCGTTTCACCTGCAGGACATGGTATCTCTACTCCGATTGCAGTGTTGATCTGTATAGATTCGGACAACATGTACCAACAGAAAGTAAGAAATGCACGTCCTCGTCCTATGATGCCACGTTCACCATCACGTTCAACAGCGCTGGATCAGAAGATTACTATTGCGTTCATGCACGGACGGTGTCTGGCAGAGTGGTATCCTCAGCACCGAGTAAAACAGTGAGGATTACGGTTGTGG ATCCTCCTGGGAAGCCAAAACTGTTAGCTGACCGTAAGGATAAAATATATCCGAGAGACGAAAAGGTTGCTCTCACTTGCGAAACATTCCATTCATCTTCAGTCAGTAGTGTTGAGCTCTCTACTGTGGGACAACATGTGCAAATTAAACGCAGGGAGGATATTTCGTCGCCATACTCTGTCGTGTTTACCATCTCGGACACGAGTCCTGGGTCAGAAGATTACTTCTGCACTTATACACTGAACAGGTCAGGAAGAGAGCTTACTTCACAGCCGAGTGAAAGCGTGAAGATAACGATCGTGG ATCTGCCCAGACCAAGTATAACAGTGTATTCCAATGAGGTTCGTCAAGGGGAACACGTTACCTTCAACTGTACAAGTCCACGGCAGAGGGCAGACACGACGTTCTACCTCTACAGGCAATGGGGATCAAACTACTCGGTTGTCCAGTCCGCGACGGCACAGACCAATTCAGTCACATTCACCATCAGAGCTACATATGGCTACAATAGCGGAAACTACACCTGTGGTTACGAAGCTACTGAGGGCGGAAGGCAGCTAAAGTCGGCGCAGAGTGATTCTGTACATTTGTCTGTAACAG CTAACTCTGGTCTTTCCTGGATTATACCTTTAGCTGTTTTAACTCTGGTCATAATGAGTTCTCTGCTGGTCGTCTACCTTTGGAAAAAAG GGAAGATCCGAAGCCGTGGGGAAATGAG GGTCGATCCGCCTCCAGAGGTGCAAACTCATGACAACGTCGTCT ATGCCGACCTAAAGATGAAACCTCTCCCGAAGAAACGCAAA ACTGACCTGCCGATAAATTTCTGTACGGCTCTTGGTAGATTGAGAGACCATCGAATGACTAACTATTCCAATCGTTCACATCAGGGCCGGCAAGAAACATCCCAAATGAACGACCCAAATGACACGGTGTATTCGGCAGTGAAGACCTAG
- the LOC127566464 gene encoding uncharacterized protein LOC127566464 isoform X4, with translation MNTAALFLLFVTVTVQTSETQALVELRISHDRPDKVYVKGESITFTCEGDIPRSSSGFSLYRGTTKLQVTPQENSSSTKSVKFLLTVMLIRTVCYLCFYGADMAQSEDVCITVVDRPEKPELSADRNDKTYVTDEAARFTCRTWYLYSDCSVDLYRFGQHVPTESKKCTSSSYDATFTITFNSAGSEDYYCVHARTVSGRVVSSAPSKTVRITVVDPPGKPKLLADRKDKIYPRDEKVALTCETFHSSSVSSVELSTVGQHVQIKRREDISSPYSVVFTISDTSPGSEDYFCTYTLNRSGRELTSQPSESVKITIVDLPRPSITVYSNEVRQGEHVTFNCTSPRQRADTTFYLYRQWGSNYSVVQSATAQTNSVTFTIRATYGYNSGNYTCGYEATEGGRQLKSAQSDSVHLSVTGKIRSRGEMRVDPPPEVQTHDNVVYADLKMKPLPKKRKTDLPINFCTALGRLRDHRMTNYSNRSHQGRQETSQMNDPNDTVYSAVKT, from the exons ATGAATACCGCCGCTTTGTTTCTGCTATTTG TGACCGTGACGGTTCAGACGAGCGAAACTCAAG CTCTCGTTGAACTGCGAATATCCCATGACCGTCCGGACAAAGTTTATGTGAAAGGAGAATCGATCACTTTTACTTGTGAAGGCGATATTCCACGTTCATCCAGTGGGTTTTCATTGTACCGCGGCACCACCAAATTGCAAGTAACACCCCAGGAAAACAGCTCATCTACAAAATCTGTCAAGTTTCTCCTCACGGTCATGCTGATTAGAACAGTCTGTTACTTGTGTTTTTATGGTGCAGACATGGCGCAAAGTGAAGACGTGTGCATAACTGTGGTGG ACCGTCCTGAGAAACCGGAGCTATCAGCTGACCGTAACGACAAAACATATGTGACAGACGAAGCCGCCCGTTTCACCTGCAGGACATGGTATCTCTACTCCGATTGCAGTGTTGATCTGTATAGATTCGGACAACATGTACCAACAGAAAGTAAGAAATGCACGTCCTCGTCCTATGATGCCACGTTCACCATCACGTTCAACAGCGCTGGATCAGAAGATTACTATTGCGTTCATGCACGGACGGTGTCTGGCAGAGTGGTATCCTCAGCACCGAGTAAAACAGTGAGGATTACGGTTGTGG ATCCTCCTGGGAAGCCAAAACTGTTAGCTGACCGTAAGGATAAAATATATCCGAGAGACGAAAAGGTTGCTCTCACTTGCGAAACATTCCATTCATCTTCAGTCAGTAGTGTTGAGCTCTCTACTGTGGGACAACATGTGCAAATTAAACGCAGGGAGGATATTTCGTCGCCATACTCTGTCGTGTTTACCATCTCGGACACGAGTCCTGGGTCAGAAGATTACTTCTGCACTTATACACTGAACAGGTCAGGAAGAGAGCTTACTTCACAGCCGAGTGAAAGCGTGAAGATAACGATCGTGG ATCTGCCCAGACCAAGTATAACAGTGTATTCCAATGAGGTTCGTCAAGGGGAACACGTTACCTTCAACTGTACAAGTCCACGGCAGAGGGCAGACACGACGTTCTACCTCTACAGGCAATGGGGATCAAACTACTCGGTTGTCCAGTCCGCGACGGCACAGACCAATTCAGTCACATTCACCATCAGAGCTACATATGGCTACAATAGCGGAAACTACACCTGTGGTTACGAAGCTACTGAGGGCGGAAGGCAGCTAAAGTCGGCGCAGAGTGATTCTGTACATTTGTCTGTAACAG GGAAGATCCGAAGCCGTGGGGAAATGAG GGTCGATCCGCCTCCAGAGGTGCAAACTCATGACAACGTCGTCT ATGCCGACCTAAAGATGAAACCTCTCCCGAAGAAACGCAAA ACTGACCTGCCGATAAATTTCTGTACGGCTCTTGGTAGATTGAGAGACCATCGAATGACTAACTATTCCAATCGTTCACATCAGGGCCGGCAAGAAACATCCCAAATGAACGACCCAAATGACACGGTGTATTCGGCAGTGAAGACCTAG
- the LOC127566464 gene encoding uncharacterized protein LOC127566464 isoform X3, with product MNTAALFLLFVTVTVQTSETQALVELRISHDRPDKVYVKGESITFTCEGDIPRSSSGFSLYRGTTKLQVTPQENSSSTKSVKFLLTVMLIRTVCYLCFYGADMAQSEDVCITVVDRPEKPELSADRNDKTYVTDEAARFTCRTWYLYSDCSVDLYRFGQHVPTESKKCTSSSYDATFTITFNSAGSEDYYCVHARTVSGRVVSSAPSKTVRITVVDPPGKPKLLADRKDKIYPRDEKVALTCETFHSSSVSSVELSTVGQHVQIKRREDISSPYSVVFTISDTSPGSEDYFCTYTLNRSGRELTSQPSESVKITIVDLPRPSITVYSNEVRQGEHVTFNCTSPRQRADTTFYLYRQWGSNYSVVQSATAQTNSVTFTIRATYGYNSGNYTCGYEATEGGRQLKSAQSDSVHLSVTANSGLSWIIPLAVLTLVIMSSLLVVYLWKKGKIRSRGEMRVDPPPEVQTHDNVVYADLKMKPLPKKRKGRQETSQMNDPNDTVYSAVKT from the exons ATGAATACCGCCGCTTTGTTTCTGCTATTTG TGACCGTGACGGTTCAGACGAGCGAAACTCAAG CTCTCGTTGAACTGCGAATATCCCATGACCGTCCGGACAAAGTTTATGTGAAAGGAGAATCGATCACTTTTACTTGTGAAGGCGATATTCCACGTTCATCCAGTGGGTTTTCATTGTACCGCGGCACCACCAAATTGCAAGTAACACCCCAGGAAAACAGCTCATCTACAAAATCTGTCAAGTTTCTCCTCACGGTCATGCTGATTAGAACAGTCTGTTACTTGTGTTTTTATGGTGCAGACATGGCGCAAAGTGAAGACGTGTGCATAACTGTGGTGG ACCGTCCTGAGAAACCGGAGCTATCAGCTGACCGTAACGACAAAACATATGTGACAGACGAAGCCGCCCGTTTCACCTGCAGGACATGGTATCTCTACTCCGATTGCAGTGTTGATCTGTATAGATTCGGACAACATGTACCAACAGAAAGTAAGAAATGCACGTCCTCGTCCTATGATGCCACGTTCACCATCACGTTCAACAGCGCTGGATCAGAAGATTACTATTGCGTTCATGCACGGACGGTGTCTGGCAGAGTGGTATCCTCAGCACCGAGTAAAACAGTGAGGATTACGGTTGTGG ATCCTCCTGGGAAGCCAAAACTGTTAGCTGACCGTAAGGATAAAATATATCCGAGAGACGAAAAGGTTGCTCTCACTTGCGAAACATTCCATTCATCTTCAGTCAGTAGTGTTGAGCTCTCTACTGTGGGACAACATGTGCAAATTAAACGCAGGGAGGATATTTCGTCGCCATACTCTGTCGTGTTTACCATCTCGGACACGAGTCCTGGGTCAGAAGATTACTTCTGCACTTATACACTGAACAGGTCAGGAAGAGAGCTTACTTCACAGCCGAGTGAAAGCGTGAAGATAACGATCGTGG ATCTGCCCAGACCAAGTATAACAGTGTATTCCAATGAGGTTCGTCAAGGGGAACACGTTACCTTCAACTGTACAAGTCCACGGCAGAGGGCAGACACGACGTTCTACCTCTACAGGCAATGGGGATCAAACTACTCGGTTGTCCAGTCCGCGACGGCACAGACCAATTCAGTCACATTCACCATCAGAGCTACATATGGCTACAATAGCGGAAACTACACCTGTGGTTACGAAGCTACTGAGGGCGGAAGGCAGCTAAAGTCGGCGCAGAGTGATTCTGTACATTTGTCTGTAACAG CTAACTCTGGTCTTTCCTGGATTATACCTTTAGCTGTTTTAACTCTGGTCATAATGAGTTCTCTGCTGGTCGTCTACCTTTGGAAAAAAG GGAAGATCCGAAGCCGTGGGGAAATGAG GGTCGATCCGCCTCCAGAGGTGCAAACTCATGACAACGTCGTCT ATGCCGACCTAAAGATGAAACCTCTCCCGAAGAAACGCAAA GGCCGGCAAGAAACATCCCAAATGAACGACCCAAATGACACGGTGTATTCGGCAGTGAAGACCTAG
- the LOC127566464 gene encoding uncharacterized protein LOC127566464 isoform X5, with protein MNTAALFLLFVTVTVQTSETQALVELRISHDRPDKVYVKGESITFTCEGDIPRSSSGFSLYRGTTKLQVTPQENSSSTKSVKFLLTVMLIRTVCYLCFYGADMAQSEDVCITVVDRPEKPELSADRNDKTYVTDEAARFTCRTWYLYSDCSVDLYRFGQHVPTESKKCTSSSYDATFTITFNSAGSEDYYCVHARTVSGRVVSSAPSKTVRITVVDPPGKPKLLADRKDKIYPRDEKVALTCETFHSSSVSSVELSTVGQHVQIKRREDISSPYSVVFTISDTSPGSEDYFCTYTLNRSGRELTSQPSESVKITIVDLPRPSITVYSNEVRQGEHVTFNCTSPRQRADTTFYLYRQWGSNYSVVQSATAQTNSVTFTIRATYGYNSGNYTCGYEATEGGRQLKSAQSDSVHLSVTGKIRSRGEMRVDPPPEVQTHDNVVYADLKMKPLPKKRKGRQETSQMNDPNDTVYSAVKT; from the exons ATGAATACCGCCGCTTTGTTTCTGCTATTTG TGACCGTGACGGTTCAGACGAGCGAAACTCAAG CTCTCGTTGAACTGCGAATATCCCATGACCGTCCGGACAAAGTTTATGTGAAAGGAGAATCGATCACTTTTACTTGTGAAGGCGATATTCCACGTTCATCCAGTGGGTTTTCATTGTACCGCGGCACCACCAAATTGCAAGTAACACCCCAGGAAAACAGCTCATCTACAAAATCTGTCAAGTTTCTCCTCACGGTCATGCTGATTAGAACAGTCTGTTACTTGTGTTTTTATGGTGCAGACATGGCGCAAAGTGAAGACGTGTGCATAACTGTGGTGG ACCGTCCTGAGAAACCGGAGCTATCAGCTGACCGTAACGACAAAACATATGTGACAGACGAAGCCGCCCGTTTCACCTGCAGGACATGGTATCTCTACTCCGATTGCAGTGTTGATCTGTATAGATTCGGACAACATGTACCAACAGAAAGTAAGAAATGCACGTCCTCGTCCTATGATGCCACGTTCACCATCACGTTCAACAGCGCTGGATCAGAAGATTACTATTGCGTTCATGCACGGACGGTGTCTGGCAGAGTGGTATCCTCAGCACCGAGTAAAACAGTGAGGATTACGGTTGTGG ATCCTCCTGGGAAGCCAAAACTGTTAGCTGACCGTAAGGATAAAATATATCCGAGAGACGAAAAGGTTGCTCTCACTTGCGAAACATTCCATTCATCTTCAGTCAGTAGTGTTGAGCTCTCTACTGTGGGACAACATGTGCAAATTAAACGCAGGGAGGATATTTCGTCGCCATACTCTGTCGTGTTTACCATCTCGGACACGAGTCCTGGGTCAGAAGATTACTTCTGCACTTATACACTGAACAGGTCAGGAAGAGAGCTTACTTCACAGCCGAGTGAAAGCGTGAAGATAACGATCGTGG ATCTGCCCAGACCAAGTATAACAGTGTATTCCAATGAGGTTCGTCAAGGGGAACACGTTACCTTCAACTGTACAAGTCCACGGCAGAGGGCAGACACGACGTTCTACCTCTACAGGCAATGGGGATCAAACTACTCGGTTGTCCAGTCCGCGACGGCACAGACCAATTCAGTCACATTCACCATCAGAGCTACATATGGCTACAATAGCGGAAACTACACCTGTGGTTACGAAGCTACTGAGGGCGGAAGGCAGCTAAAGTCGGCGCAGAGTGATTCTGTACATTTGTCTGTAACAG GGAAGATCCGAAGCCGTGGGGAAATGAG GGTCGATCCGCCTCCAGAGGTGCAAACTCATGACAACGTCGTCT ATGCCGACCTAAAGATGAAACCTCTCCCGAAGAAACGCAAA GGCCGGCAAGAAACATCCCAAATGAACGACCCAAATGACACGGTGTATTCGGCAGTGAAGACCTAG
- the LOC127566464 gene encoding uncharacterized protein LOC127566464 isoform X6, translating into MNTAALFLLFVTVTVQTSETQDRPEKPELSADRNDKTYVTDEAARFTCRTWYLYSDCSVDLYRFGQHVPTESKKCTSSSYDATFTITFNSAGSEDYYCVHARTVSGRVVSSAPSKTVRITVVDPPGKPKLLADRKDKIYPRDEKVALTCETFHSSSVSSVELSTVGQHVQIKRREDISSPYSVVFTISDTSPGSEDYFCTYTLNRSGRELTSQPSESVKITIVDLPRPSITVYSNEVRQGEHVTFNCTSPRQRADTTFYLYRQWGSNYSVVQSATAQTNSVTFTIRATYGYNSGNYTCGYEATEGGRQLKSAQSDSVHLSVTANSGLSWIIPLAVLTLVIMSSLLVVYLWKKGKIRSRGEMRVDPPPEVQTHDNVVYADLKMKPLPKKRKTDLPINFCTALGRLRDHRMTNYSNRSHQGRQETSQMNDPNDTVYSAVKT; encoded by the exons ATGAATACCGCCGCTTTGTTTCTGCTATTTG TGACCGTGACGGTTCAGACGAGCGAAACTCAAG ACCGTCCTGAGAAACCGGAGCTATCAGCTGACCGTAACGACAAAACATATGTGACAGACGAAGCCGCCCGTTTCACCTGCAGGACATGGTATCTCTACTCCGATTGCAGTGTTGATCTGTATAGATTCGGACAACATGTACCAACAGAAAGTAAGAAATGCACGTCCTCGTCCTATGATGCCACGTTCACCATCACGTTCAACAGCGCTGGATCAGAAGATTACTATTGCGTTCATGCACGGACGGTGTCTGGCAGAGTGGTATCCTCAGCACCGAGTAAAACAGTGAGGATTACGGTTGTGG ATCCTCCTGGGAAGCCAAAACTGTTAGCTGACCGTAAGGATAAAATATATCCGAGAGACGAAAAGGTTGCTCTCACTTGCGAAACATTCCATTCATCTTCAGTCAGTAGTGTTGAGCTCTCTACTGTGGGACAACATGTGCAAATTAAACGCAGGGAGGATATTTCGTCGCCATACTCTGTCGTGTTTACCATCTCGGACACGAGTCCTGGGTCAGAAGATTACTTCTGCACTTATACACTGAACAGGTCAGGAAGAGAGCTTACTTCACAGCCGAGTGAAAGCGTGAAGATAACGATCGTGG ATCTGCCCAGACCAAGTATAACAGTGTATTCCAATGAGGTTCGTCAAGGGGAACACGTTACCTTCAACTGTACAAGTCCACGGCAGAGGGCAGACACGACGTTCTACCTCTACAGGCAATGGGGATCAAACTACTCGGTTGTCCAGTCCGCGACGGCACAGACCAATTCAGTCACATTCACCATCAGAGCTACATATGGCTACAATAGCGGAAACTACACCTGTGGTTACGAAGCTACTGAGGGCGGAAGGCAGCTAAAGTCGGCGCAGAGTGATTCTGTACATTTGTCTGTAACAG CTAACTCTGGTCTTTCCTGGATTATACCTTTAGCTGTTTTAACTCTGGTCATAATGAGTTCTCTGCTGGTCGTCTACCTTTGGAAAAAAG GGAAGATCCGAAGCCGTGGGGAAATGAG GGTCGATCCGCCTCCAGAGGTGCAAACTCATGACAACGTCGTCT ATGCCGACCTAAAGATGAAACCTCTCCCGAAGAAACGCAAA ACTGACCTGCCGATAAATTTCTGTACGGCTCTTGGTAGATTGAGAGACCATCGAATGACTAACTATTCCAATCGTTCACATCAGGGCCGGCAAGAAACATCCCAAATGAACGACCCAAATGACACGGTGTATTCGGCAGTGAAGACCTAG
- the LOC127566464 gene encoding uncharacterized protein LOC127566464 isoform X7 translates to MNTAALFLLFVTVTVQTSETQALVELRISHDRPDKVYVKGESITFTCEGDIPRSSSGFSLYRGTTKLQVTPQENSSSTKSVKFLLTVMLIRTVCYLCFYGADMAQSEDVCITVVDRPEKPELSADRNDKTYVTDEAARFTCRTWYLYSDCSVDLYRFGQHVPTESKKCTSSSYDATFTITFNSAGSEDYYCVHARTVSGRVVSSAPSKTVRITVVDPPGKPKLLADRKDKIYPRDEKVALTCETFHSSSVSSVELSTVGQHVQIKRREDISSPYSVVFTISDTSPGSEDYFCTYTLNRSGRELTSQPSESVKITIVDLPRPSITVYSNEVRQGEHVTFNCTSPRQRADTTFYLYRQWGSNYSVVQSATAQTNSVTFTIRATYGYNSGNYTCGYEATEGGRQLKSAQSDSVHLSVTGSIRLQRCKLMTTSSMPT, encoded by the exons ATGAATACCGCCGCTTTGTTTCTGCTATTTG TGACCGTGACGGTTCAGACGAGCGAAACTCAAG CTCTCGTTGAACTGCGAATATCCCATGACCGTCCGGACAAAGTTTATGTGAAAGGAGAATCGATCACTTTTACTTGTGAAGGCGATATTCCACGTTCATCCAGTGGGTTTTCATTGTACCGCGGCACCACCAAATTGCAAGTAACACCCCAGGAAAACAGCTCATCTACAAAATCTGTCAAGTTTCTCCTCACGGTCATGCTGATTAGAACAGTCTGTTACTTGTGTTTTTATGGTGCAGACATGGCGCAAAGTGAAGACGTGTGCATAACTGTGGTGG ACCGTCCTGAGAAACCGGAGCTATCAGCTGACCGTAACGACAAAACATATGTGACAGACGAAGCCGCCCGTTTCACCTGCAGGACATGGTATCTCTACTCCGATTGCAGTGTTGATCTGTATAGATTCGGACAACATGTACCAACAGAAAGTAAGAAATGCACGTCCTCGTCCTATGATGCCACGTTCACCATCACGTTCAACAGCGCTGGATCAGAAGATTACTATTGCGTTCATGCACGGACGGTGTCTGGCAGAGTGGTATCCTCAGCACCGAGTAAAACAGTGAGGATTACGGTTGTGG ATCCTCCTGGGAAGCCAAAACTGTTAGCTGACCGTAAGGATAAAATATATCCGAGAGACGAAAAGGTTGCTCTCACTTGCGAAACATTCCATTCATCTTCAGTCAGTAGTGTTGAGCTCTCTACTGTGGGACAACATGTGCAAATTAAACGCAGGGAGGATATTTCGTCGCCATACTCTGTCGTGTTTACCATCTCGGACACGAGTCCTGGGTCAGAAGATTACTTCTGCACTTATACACTGAACAGGTCAGGAAGAGAGCTTACTTCACAGCCGAGTGAAAGCGTGAAGATAACGATCGTGG ATCTGCCCAGACCAAGTATAACAGTGTATTCCAATGAGGTTCGTCAAGGGGAACACGTTACCTTCAACTGTACAAGTCCACGGCAGAGGGCAGACACGACGTTCTACCTCTACAGGCAATGGGGATCAAACTACTCGGTTGTCCAGTCCGCGACGGCACAGACCAATTCAGTCACATTCACCATCAGAGCTACATATGGCTACAATAGCGGAAACTACACCTGTGGTTACGAAGCTACTGAGGGCGGAAGGCAGCTAAAGTCGGCGCAGAGTGATTCTGTACATTTGTCTGTAACAG GGTCGATCCGCCTCCAGAGGTGCAAACTCATGACAACGTCGTCT ATGCCGACCTAA
- the LOC127566464 gene encoding uncharacterized protein LOC127566464 isoform X2: protein MLLVTVTVQTSETQALVELRISHDRPDKVYVKGESITFTCEGDIPRSSSGFSLYRGTTKLQVTPQENSSSTKSVKFLLTVMLIRTVCYLCFYGADMAQSEDVCITVVDRPEKPELSADRNDKTYVTDEAARFTCRTWYLYSDCSVDLYRFGQHVPTESKKCTSSSYDATFTITFNSAGSEDYYCVHARTVSGRVVSSAPSKTVRITVVDPPGKPKLLADRKDKIYPRDEKVALTCETFHSSSVSSVELSTVGQHVQIKRREDISSPYSVVFTISDTSPGSEDYFCTYTLNRSGRELTSQPSESVKITIVDLPRPSITVYSNEVRQGEHVTFNCTSPRQRADTTFYLYRQWGSNYSVVQSATAQTNSVTFTIRATYGYNSGNYTCGYEATEGGRQLKSAQSDSVHLSVTANSGLSWIIPLAVLTLVIMSSLLVVYLWKKGKIRSRGEMRVDPPPEVQTHDNVVYADLKMKPLPKKRKTDLPINFCTALGRLRDHRMTNYSNRSHQGRQETSQMNDPNDTVYSAVKT from the exons ATGTTACTAG TGACCGTGACGGTTCAGACGAGCGAAACTCAAG CTCTCGTTGAACTGCGAATATCCCATGACCGTCCGGACAAAGTTTATGTGAAAGGAGAATCGATCACTTTTACTTGTGAAGGCGATATTCCACGTTCATCCAGTGGGTTTTCATTGTACCGCGGCACCACCAAATTGCAAGTAACACCCCAGGAAAACAGCTCATCTACAAAATCTGTCAAGTTTCTCCTCACGGTCATGCTGATTAGAACAGTCTGTTACTTGTGTTTTTATGGTGCAGACATGGCGCAAAGTGAAGACGTGTGCATAACTGTGGTGG ACCGTCCTGAGAAACCGGAGCTATCAGCTGACCGTAACGACAAAACATATGTGACAGACGAAGCCGCCCGTTTCACCTGCAGGACATGGTATCTCTACTCCGATTGCAGTGTTGATCTGTATAGATTCGGACAACATGTACCAACAGAAAGTAAGAAATGCACGTCCTCGTCCTATGATGCCACGTTCACCATCACGTTCAACAGCGCTGGATCAGAAGATTACTATTGCGTTCATGCACGGACGGTGTCTGGCAGAGTGGTATCCTCAGCACCGAGTAAAACAGTGAGGATTACGGTTGTGG ATCCTCCTGGGAAGCCAAAACTGTTAGCTGACCGTAAGGATAAAATATATCCGAGAGACGAAAAGGTTGCTCTCACTTGCGAAACATTCCATTCATCTTCAGTCAGTAGTGTTGAGCTCTCTACTGTGGGACAACATGTGCAAATTAAACGCAGGGAGGATATTTCGTCGCCATACTCTGTCGTGTTTACCATCTCGGACACGAGTCCTGGGTCAGAAGATTACTTCTGCACTTATACACTGAACAGGTCAGGAAGAGAGCTTACTTCACAGCCGAGTGAAAGCGTGAAGATAACGATCGTGG ATCTGCCCAGACCAAGTATAACAGTGTATTCCAATGAGGTTCGTCAAGGGGAACACGTTACCTTCAACTGTACAAGTCCACGGCAGAGGGCAGACACGACGTTCTACCTCTACAGGCAATGGGGATCAAACTACTCGGTTGTCCAGTCCGCGACGGCACAGACCAATTCAGTCACATTCACCATCAGAGCTACATATGGCTACAATAGCGGAAACTACACCTGTGGTTACGAAGCTACTGAGGGCGGAAGGCAGCTAAAGTCGGCGCAGAGTGATTCTGTACATTTGTCTGTAACAG CTAACTCTGGTCTTTCCTGGATTATACCTTTAGCTGTTTTAACTCTGGTCATAATGAGTTCTCTGCTGGTCGTCTACCTTTGGAAAAAAG GGAAGATCCGAAGCCGTGGGGAAATGAG GGTCGATCCGCCTCCAGAGGTGCAAACTCATGACAACGTCGTCT ATGCCGACCTAAAGATGAAACCTCTCCCGAAGAAACGCAAA ACTGACCTGCCGATAAATTTCTGTACGGCTCTTGGTAGATTGAGAGACCATCGAATGACTAACTATTCCAATCGTTCACATCAGGGCCGGCAAGAAACATCCCAAATGAACGACCCAAATGACACGGTGTATTCGGCAGTGAAGACCTAG